One window from the genome of Roseisolibacter agri encodes:
- a CDS encoding response regulator: MSPATAAHASPSVIRILIADDHAIVRDGLRALVAAQPGLEVVGEAADGREAHRRACDLKPDVLLLDLSMPGASGTDAAERIAHDCPTVRVIALTMHEERGYVARLLRAGAAGYVLKRTPSDELVRAIRVVAAGGTYVDPSLAGALLAEPPSRAARAASAPRAAGAAELTPREAEVLRLVARGHSNKEIAAALDVSVKTVESHKANGMAKLGLTARAALVRFALDEGWMRDA; encoded by the coding sequence ATGAGTCCCGCCACCGCGGCGCATGCGTCGCCGAGCGTCATCCGCATCCTCATCGCCGACGATCACGCGATCGTGCGCGACGGCCTGCGCGCGCTCGTCGCGGCGCAGCCAGGGCTCGAGGTCGTCGGCGAGGCGGCGGACGGCCGGGAGGCGCACCGGCGCGCGTGCGACCTCAAGCCGGACGTGCTGCTGCTCGACCTGTCGATGCCGGGCGCCAGCGGCACCGACGCCGCGGAGCGCATCGCGCACGACTGCCCGACCGTGCGCGTGATCGCGCTCACCATGCACGAGGAGCGCGGCTACGTGGCGCGGCTGCTGCGGGCCGGGGCGGCCGGCTACGTCCTCAAGCGCACGCCGTCGGACGAGCTGGTGCGGGCGATCCGCGTCGTGGCCGCCGGCGGGACCTACGTCGACCCGTCGCTCGCGGGCGCGCTGCTCGCGGAGCCGCCGTCGCGGGCTGCGCGCGCGGCGTCCGCGCCCCGCGCGGCGGGCGCGGCGGAGCTGACGCCGCGCGAGGCGGAGGTGCTGCGGCTGGTCGCCCGCGGGCACAGCAACAAGGAGATCGCCGCCGCGCTCGACGTGAGCGTCAAGACGGTCGAGTCCCACAAGGCGAACGGGATGGCGAAGCTCGGGCTCACGGCGCGCGCGGCGCTCGTGCGCTTCGCGCTGGACGAGGGGTGGATGCGCGACGCGTAG